One Novosphingobium sp. 9U genomic window, GCGACACGCGGCAGCGAGGGTGGCAGTGATGCGGGCGCGTTCATCGGTCTGCTCGTACGGCGGATCGACCACTACCACGCCACGTGCAGTGCGGGGCGGTAGCATCGCCAGCCAAAGCTCATAGGCATCGCGCTCATGAACGGCAGCGGATGTATTACGCATCGCGCGGCGCAGGGCACTGGCGTCCTCGGGATGCTTCTCGTTGAGGATCAGGAAGTCTTGCGGGCGCAGAAGCTGTGCAAGGATTCGCGGCGAGCCGGGATAAAGGTGCGGCTCGCGCCCGACATTGACCGCTTCTACGGTGGCGCGATAGTCGTTCAGCAAGGGGTTCGTGTCCGTAAAGGCACGCAGCACGCCTTGCACGGCCTCGCCAGTACGTCGTGCTTCCTCGCCGCCAAGATCGTAGATCCCGCAGCCGGCGTGTGTGTCGATCAGGGTCAGCGCGCCTTGTTTCTGCTGCAAGGCCCGCACAAGCGCGATCAGCAGGCTGTGCTTCACGACATCGGCGCTGTTGCCGGCATGAAATGAATGTCGATAGTTCATGGTGACTCAAGGATCCGACGGCGTGCCGTCATACGTGCTGTTGGACGCGCTTGCAGCATGACTGCTGGTTCACAGCCGGCCAAAAACCTTCAACGCACAT contains:
- a CDS encoding 23S rRNA (adenine(2030)-N(6))-methyltransferase RlmJ, which translates into the protein MNYRHSFHAGNSADVVKHSLLIALVRALQQKQGALTLIDTHAGCGIYDLGGEEARRTGEAVQGVLRAFTDTNPLLNDYRATVEAVNVGREPHLYPGSPRILAQLLRPQDFLILNEKHPEDASALRRAMRNTSAAVHERDAYELWLAMLPPRTARGVVVVDPPYEQTDERARITATLAAACRKWAHGVTVIWYPLKDRGTHTRWKEQLRKLGIPKMLSVEHWLYDSDQPGIYNGAGLYIVNPPYAFTQALPPLLEALRCALAPEGHRGAITCDWLGA